The nucleotide window aaATTACAGAGTAAAAgagtaaaaaatattaaaatgtttattttatgaaTAACAAAGGAAGGGGTAGAGACAAACTAGGGGGGAATTGGATGGGTTTTATTCTGGGTTTGGAAGAAAGTTATGAAAATGAcagtctcttcttcttcttcttccctcTAACTGACCGGTTAACAAGGAGTTGATTGGGTGACTGTTTTTAACATGGTGATGACATGTGTCaatactttttatttaaaaggtATGCAtttaaaaaagtataaaaaaattGAACCGTCTATCTAGCTTAGTGATGACATGTCATGTCAAACCAAATGAAagattaaaaagttaaaataattattttaaaatatgaaaatcatTATGTGTCATCGTTTTTTAGTGAACCCTAATTTTACATGATGAGTtcactttttaaaaaattatattttgtaaataatatgaaaaataaacttaagatataaataacaacaataataaaaatattagattGAATTAGTATCACAATTCAATTAGACACTAGCTTAattgagaaattataaaaataatttttcgtaattatattaagttatattattcaaagtattttattttattttattttatattttaacaaaaattaataaaaaagcaGACTATGGGAGTTTAATTTATATCAATTGAAttagtaaaatttaaatttatttctcaATCAAAgcttcattttaatattttacataCGTTTTTCTTTCAATATGCACAAATTACTACCTTTATTAGTTATATATCTATACTTACTACTATTTAAGTCATTGATTGAATTAGTGTCACGAGTCAATCGAGTACCAACTCGATtagagaaattatgaaaatattctctcataattaaaataaattatattattcgaGAAtactttaatctttttattttaacaaaaattaataaaattttacatGTTTTAAGATTTGAATTCACGCTAATTgaatttgtaaaatttaaatttatcactcaatcaaatgctcattttaattttttatatgattttattttagttttattatacatactttattatttttatatttattatatatgtttcatatgttattaataattaatttaaaataatatattttattatttattatgtattatttttaaatatatatacctaAATTTTTAATTCGTAATTTTCATACACAACTTAATTTGAAAGCTTCCAATTAGGGGCGTCCCTACAAATTCTGTGATTCCAAGCAGTTTGGCAAATTATGAGAGCCCCCTCATCCCCCGTTCAATTCAAGTCGGCTTATCGACCAGCGCATACGTCTACGTCATTCTTATTTGTCTACTTATCATATTCCTCCACCTGTCCTGCATTACATATTTTCCTCTTCCACCAACCTCCTCACTTTTTCAACCAATTTACAAAACCTACTCTCACTCTCACCTTCCATTAACCTTCCCATACGTGGCTTATAATTACAAGACcaaaatttaactttttaaaacTCGTGACGGTACCGCCCAGGCCAGCCGTTACATATtttttgattttccctttttttttaaaattaattgtaaaagaaaaaaagacgTGGTCGCTTTTTATTTTTTCGAATTTTCGGAGCTTTTATACtaatttaattttacattttacttcattttttacgtcaataatttattttaattttttaataaatgatgATTACACCAAATTATTTCGAAAGTAAATAAATATTTGCTAAATTGACTACAAAttgagattttaaattttaatttaatattaaatttataaatccaCTTAGACATTCTTAAGGTAATTAAAACCATTCAAGATGGTCATTTGTTAAATTATTTTTCAGCTCTGTTACGAAGAATATAcacaaaactataaaatatacaACATTGGAGGATAAAACATATTTCAAAAGAGAAAAATTAAGTTGCTGATCGTATTGCAAAGATGGCAACAATGAGATGCACTGATTTATAAGTATTTGAAGCCATTCCTGAAGATTTACCAACTAATCTTGCAATTGATAGActtgttaatttttaattttgttaaattaatttagttaatacgttttcaaaaaaaaatcatgaGCCCACTATTTTATTAGTATTgaaaatcattaacaaaattgCAAAATATTCCTCtgtaaaagataaaataatttaattattatcaattttaaaacatgtatttaaagataattaattataatattaatatttttattcacaCATCCTGCCTGCTGTTTATATATATTTGGAGTTaaagtttttttatatttatatattttaaattttaacttttctcaAATATGTTTTAGAATTAATCTTAagttgataaaaatataaatattaggtGTTTAACTTgctattatattaataaaaatatgtacaattgatagaaaatattaaTTGATgagattaattattttaaattgttcaCATTTGAAATTGATTCCAATTTCTTTAAAATCGACCAATTTATTCGATATTGAATTTGAGAGGGACTGAAGAAGTGTTTTTACCAATAAAATTAGCATACAAAATAGGAAACCTAAACCATGGGCAAATCTCAGGGCTTTTTGTAAATAAAGTGAAGAATAGGAATGAATTGATACGGTGGTGGATAATAATGGCACCAGTTGTTTGGATCCCACGTAATGGTCAAGAATGCACAACCCTGTTAAACCGAGCTTCTAGGTGGGCTCTTTCTTGCAATTACTACTTTCCACGCGCGGTGTTGACCGTGATTATTACACCCCCACAAATTTTTTATGTTAAGCCGTGCCAATTTCTTTCTTTGAAAAAGTACCGCAAATATTAAAGTACAAGTACAATGTATTTTGTATAAGAGTTTTATTGACAAAATAAAATAGTAGTActagtaaaaatataatattttatattttataaaatatattatatttaaaaataagatcATTTTACTGATTGAGTCTTAGTCTGATTTAAATTGACATTATTATTAgtacaaaaaatataaatttaaatacgttaaaatatattattttttattttaaggttgtaaaataattatgcgtataaaattaactttataataattattaatctctcaaaatatatattaatcataaaattatttaatttttataaacgaAAATTGAACCCTCAAGCGATACTCGTGGTTGAGGCctagttaaaaatttaaatataatttttttttaaaaagtgatATAAGTTGAAGGCTAATTTTAGATTTAAGCCAAAGTAGAAACTTGAGAAAGAGAAAGTCAATTGTAGACGGCTGTTGTTGAGAGTGTGAAATTGAAACCGCCATAGGCCGGGAGACACGTGGCCGCGTAATCAATTTACATTGGCTCCTCCTTAAAAGCCCTCCTTCCTTCCTAACCCTAACTCAGTTATATGTTCCATACATTTTCTCTCCCTTTAGTTATTCATTTTCTTGTCTCTTCTAATCTTttatatttccttttttttttaagaaaaaaattgtaAATCCTTCTTGCTGTTTTTCTGCCATGGGTGTTGCAGTTCTAAAACCAGAAGACTGTTTAAAGCTACCTAATCCCATGAAACAACCTCAAAACCCTTGGCATAGTCCTAATACCAACACTAACCGCACGAATCGTTCACAAGGGAACCGTAAGAAGCGTTCTCCCAACACCTCCCCTCCTTCTCGTCCCACCGTCGGTCGCCCCAAAGCTCCGGCCAAGAATCTCGTCATGGGTCAAGTCAAGATCCTCAAACGCGGCGAAGATCTTAAACAATCTAAGCCGGATAAGCATGTGAGGTTCGTAAAGGAAAACGTTGATGTAGATCTGGTTTCCACCGACTGTTTGGGTCCAGATCCCGGGTCCGTCCCGACCCAGATCCGACTCACCGAGTCAGAAAACAACGGAAGTAAGGTTCTCCCGGTCTCGTTCTACGCTGGGTCTGCCTTTATAACATCTCCCCCTCCAAGTTCTGTTCCGTTGCCTGCGTTTTTCACAAAGAAGATCGGGGTTGCTTTGAAGGATGACGTCGCTACGAGTGCCTTGAGGAGGATATTAAGGCTAGATTTGTAGCCACAACCAAAAAACAAATAACGGTGTGGGTGGTGATTGACTGAATTTGTTGTTAGATAGCTAATCTCTTGTTTGGGTTCTCTAATCTTCGATCGTCCCTTATTTTTTCAAGGGGATAGATCGAAGTAGCTAACTCAAAAAAATAGGTTTAGTTTTCCTAATTAAGTGTTCTTTTTACTGCTGTATAGCTTTGCAATTGTTTAGTTTAATATGAAACTGTCTACTGTCTAGTTCGTCCCTTTAGGGTTAATTTTAGTTTCGTTCTAAATTGTGTTTGTATTTAATCTAGTGTTAGTGTGGTAGATCAATCTTGTAATTGGGTTTGTGTATCCTCTTTGTTTATCAAGTATTATATATTAGAGAGTGAAGTTCTATATGTTTCGTAGCGTTAAATTCCGGTGTTCTATTATTTAGATGCCATGAAATAACAGGTTTCAGATGCCCAGGAGTGTTTATGATTTCAATTTTCAGATTGAACAGAAATGGAAATCCACTGGAAATGTAAGTGGAAAAGCTCTGATAGGTCCTAAAAGAAACTCTGCCTGATATAAGGTTTATTCCATTATAGATAATTGCTGGTCGTTGATAGAGGGAGGCGCCGTACGCCTCCGTCTTAGACTGGCTGCCTTTCTGGACCGGCATTGATCTTTGAAGTCGTATCTAAATTCCAAACTACATAGCGAAGAACAGAAGAAGGTCTAATTCAAAGTAATTTAACACCTTTGTTTAATAGTACATAGGTAAGAACAGTGTCTTGTCAGGTAaggtaaaatttattaatttttttttttaaagttaacaAGTCATTGGAAGTGAAGGAAATGGTAAccctaataaaaatttaaaaaataaattattagctggtttttattttataagattaaGAGCAAGTTGGTCGGAGAattttattaacataattttCACTTGAATTGATTATGGGTTGGGTTTAATTGggtttaacttaaaattttaggtttgtTTTTTGAAGTTTAAAATTTGACTCAGAAAATGGGTTTAGAATTTTATTTAGGTCCAGCCCAGATaagaatattaaatttaaatttgacttgatctgttcgcattaaattttttatattatttttatataaaaatttaaaattttaatacatatattaaaaatattaaaataaatatttctcaaaaatttaaaatatattaaaaagtcTTCATTGCTTTTGAAATGGTAACAAAATTGATGATAAACAAGAActcaataataaaagtaaaatgatagcaaaataaacaTTAGTGAGAAAATTTTAGGAGGTCAAAATTACTTGAATTTTGTCTAAATTcattttttgaatttattttactCAATCCCTCGTACTTTTCGAAAGAGAATCGAACTTGGAAAGATGATTTATCTATGATCAGTTCTAATTTTCACATTGATAGTTTGTGCAAACAAtaaattatacataaaatttGCTAATACATGATATAtaccttttatatattatttttaaaacttcaaatttcaatgatatatatatatatatatatataggatttAATAAATCTATtgctttaaaatataaaaaagaagaTATAGCAGCCCTGCAATTTGGGTTTtgccttttctttgttttaaagTAAAAAGTTTGGTtactaaaatgtcaaaaaggaggTCCCACGTGAAGATAATTGAATATGTTGGGAATGGAGGAGTTAAGAATATAAACATCATCATGCTTTCATGTTTTGGcggttttcggcttttgccaaccAAACCTCTACCCCTCTCTTGGGATTTTCACTTTCCATAACAATATCTCAATGTCTTGTTTTGTAAGCACTGAGATGAAGCATGCCCCAACCCCCTACCATGTCTTCTACAATCCTCCTCACATCTTGCTCTCATGCCTTTTACATCTTATATTCATTTCTGATCGAGTTTTTAAAGTGTTAATAtcctattaattattttttttgttaatttaaatgttaaatattaaattgattttgattttgagtaTATTTAAAATATGTAGATTACTTATTTATGGGTTGAGCTACTTGCTCAATCGCGAAAGTCCACCTGAAATTTAGGAAAGTTTAGACAAAAGTATTAGGCCTGAAATACGGGTTGAGCAAAAAAATCAAATCCTTTTAAAATATGGGTCAGACTCGCACCTTGAATGTTCAAATCTGAGCTCGACTCAATCattatttttgtaatattttatattatgtatttataacACATAAAGAATAAGTTTATAGTTGTATATAATACGAATAtaatgtaaatatttaaaaaatgttaagatgactatatataaaatttcaataaataaaaataataaaaatataatttctatttttttaaaaatatatgataTGAGCAAGCCTAAAATAAGCTTGGGTTAGCGGTTTACAAATAATAGGCAAGCTTGGACAATTTTTTTGTCATATTTTGAGTCGAATTGAGTTTAGACAAATATAAAATGTGTTGATATCATACCTACATTTGGATTGAACCCGATCCGTAAACACCTCTAATTTAtacctattatatatataatttagtttTATCATTAAAAAATAGAAAGTGAACAAAAATGTAGGATTGATTGGTGACAAAATGGAAATTTAACTTCATCAAATTGGAAACTTGTAGCACAAGTTTATAAAGTCCTAGATAAATTTGGGAGAAGTCATGGGTTGGCTAGGAGCTTATAATTAGTTCCGATCAAGCTTGATAGTGGATACCCTCTGTAGACTGAATGATTGGATTTGAtgagaaattttaaaaaagattaaggactaaaattaaattataaattttgagagtttaaaatgtaattttataatacattaatatataatttcgtcatttttaaaagttagtaaataaaattattttcattgaACTTTCTCTTTACAAGATCATAATTTATATAAGGACTAAATAACCCTCGCTTAAAATTTTCCCCTGCTTAGTAGTTGAGTGTTTATTCCCTGGGTGAGTAAGGGTGTGTTCTCAGTAGAGTGGTTGCAAACAATTGTACAAAAGTATGGCTATAATAATCTTAAAGCGAGTTGGTATCATGATAATTATTTAGTAAATTTATTCTTGTGACATCGAATTGTGTAAATCACTTGTGTTCTTACTATGTTCTTTCTACATGTACCCATTACTTCTCTGGAATCATCTTACCTACAATTTCTCTTCACATTCAACACAAGTTTCATCGCATGTTACTTCCTTTAACTCTCTTTGCATTGAATTTTCTCAACTAGATGTTACTTTGATGGCTATAAAAACCATGCACTAATAGCTAAGTATTGTTTTACCCTTTcaattcttgttttttttttttttttttaaataaaaagggtTTATTGAAATTTTTGGATACGTCATAGACAAATTATTCTTACACCCTTCTAGCATGTActctaaatttcatttatttatttatttcgatTCATTTTTACAActgatttattatttttaaaagattaaataaaaaaattattatttgtaGAGagattaaagtgtaattttatctttattgattaaaattttaaaaggccaaaatttttcattttaaggagTCGGGCCTTTTCAGCCCACTAATTTTGTCCTTATTTATAATTAGTGTAAAAATAACGgtgataataaaattaaataatataacataagataAAATGTAAGTTAAACACAACGCACCCTACTATCCATTTGAAACCATTCTCAATCTTTGgttattttcaaaattataaaaaaaaatgaaattttatgcaacctttagatatttgtgtatttctTTTCTACCGTTGATATATTtccatatatataataattatccTAATCATAAATCATGAAAAGAAAATCCTAAAAATAAATGAACAAATTCAAATAATACAGTTTCTCCAATAATGGAAAAGGCAGGCAAGCTACGAAATATGAAAGAATGGGCGGTCATTAAAAGCCAAAATTACAATCGAAATCGGACAGTGCTACATGGCATCTTTGGACCCTCCGCCCCATTTGTTTCATCTAGAAAAATGGTTAATTGTAGCATGCGTcctttaagtaaaattttaaatcaaatcaaaacatttaatCTTTATATCCACAGAATCATTCTAATCAAATTCTTcctttaatttaatcattaaagcATCAAATACTAGTTCAGATGTAacgtaaataatttgaattaatcTCATGAAAGATCTTAAAACCTTAGGGTAAATCTTTTTGGGGTTTTATTTTcacataaataaaaaataaaatttaataataaaatggcGTAAAATGGACTCATAAATTAAGGAGTATAAGTGAAATTaatccaaaagaaaaatataagaaaaaaaagATGAGAGTCAGAGTGTCAGACCCACTGCCACACACATAGCTCCCTTTTTCTCACATCTATCTCGCGTTCTCGTCCGACCCTTCTCAGTCCAAGTGAGAGAGAGAGAAAATATAGgttgattatatatataaatcGAATAAACTGGAATCAATCTACACACCACAAAAACAAACACTTACGATTTtcttttgatttaaaaaaaaaaaaacccaaagaaCGAGCAAAAAAGAGCAAAGAAAAAGCGTCCCTTCTCTATATAACATTGTTCACATCCATCTCCTTCACTCTCTcttttttaacttttttcttttctctgCCAAATTCTTCGCCAgccttcccccccccccccccatatTTTCTCTCTTTCTATCTTGTAAACCCAATTCTTTTTTCTTCAAATCTATCGCTTTATCAAAATTTgggtctctttttttttttcgctTTTTGTTATCGTTTGCCGGTGGGGGTTATGACGATGATGGTGAAAGATGAGTGGATTCGGGCGGCGATCACGGACGATAACGTGGTGGTGGAGCTGTTAGTAAGGCTGAAGCAAGCGCAGGCCGCTCCACCGGCTCCGAAATCTGCTTTGCCTGCACTTAGATGGGGGATACGTCAGCCGAGGTCTAGACCCATGTTGTTGCGTTGCGACGCTAAGAGAGACGGGGATTTCAACGTCAGTGCTAGAGGTAGCCCCACCACGCCTCTTTGTTGGAGCGGTGGTAGTGGCGACGCCTCTCCTTCTGCCGCCGACGGCTTTGAAGAGACCAGTAAACACGTCATCCGCTCTCCACCTGTTGCATCTTCCAGATCCAAGGTTTTCTTCTCACTTATTCTCTTGTTTTCTTCACTTTCTCTGCTCTTCCATATTCTGGGTTGACGGAAATGTCCCCGCCTGGCATACCAAATTACGTATCACCACCATTGTTTTCGAGTTCGATGAAGCGGTGTCTTCGGCCATGGCTTTTCGTCTCATGGTTCTTATGAAATGACCATCAAACCCATTTTTAATCTCCTTATCTTCTCAATATTTCTTTTCGCGTTTTCCCGATTGCATGGATTTATGGATTCCCAGCTGACGAAACTGCCCATCTGAGAACTCACCGAGTTCACTCAGATCTGCGCTTATTTTACgttcctcttcttcttcaaacTCTTCAGTTTCGGATCGATCCCTCCGGTCATCGGTTTAACGGGATTGTTATAACTGTaataataaacaacattaaaAATAGCAGTGTCAAATTCTTTCTGTTATGGACTAAAAAGCCCTGGTGTTTTAAAGGTTTTTAACATGTTTTTTCCACGCGAGGACGGTTATCTTTTCATTTTCACCATTTCGTTCTTATCGCCTCTTTATCGGTACCCTGTCCCTGTTTTGGATTTTTACTGTATCACCCTTTTAAACCGCATCCCTTTTTTTACCAGATCAGACATTTTCAGTAAAGGACAATTCCGTCAGCAGCGAAAATATTTATTCCAGTCCCCGCCGTAAAGAGCCAGGGAAATTCCTTGTAGAGGGATTTCCTTAAGAGggggggcattttggtcatgatAAAAATGTATTGATGAGTGGAGTGGGGTCCATTGATCCAACGAAGGAAGGAGCGTTGTCTTTGTTGGTCTCTGTTTTGGGTTTCAATGACAATGTTATGTTCATGGAGAGAGATTATTATCAAGTGTGACGCGGGTGTCATCGAATTAGGTGGACTCATCACCTTCTTTGACTGTACTCGTGTATTCTCATAATCTTTCTTCTAAGGATATATATTAAGCGTTGGGGTCCCACGTTTACCTAACTTTCCTTGATCGTGGATCGGATGGATTATGGACCGTTCGATTTgggataattaattaattaaaagaaactAGGTATTTATTTGAATCTAAAGAGTGATGGGgtcgttttttttttaattatcacACGAACCAATAACCTGGAATTGTAAGCATATGATTACAAGGCAAGTGACTCAATAGGAGCCGGCCATGTCAGAAAGGGTTGTGTTGAATGAAGTCACGTGCCACTAATCTTACTAAGTAATGTCTTAGATTAGATTCTTCATGTGCTTAATATAACGTGGCGTGTCATTACTGGTTTGTTGTCCTTTGTCATTAACTACTCTGGATTTGCCAGCTGTCGTAACTGAAGCACCCTTCTAAGGTTGTGACTTTGAGAGTGTCGTCTCATTTTTCTCTctcttattttactattttaaaaaaataaatcgaTTAAGCTAGAGTCAAAGATTAAGATTTTTGAATTCAGCTCGACAATGATGAAGTTAAATTTAAAATCTTTTTCTAGCTGAATTCGATAAGTTTAGGCAAATTTGGATGATGTCGATGCATGCTTAAAGAATTGATGGAATTTTGCAGGGCACTGCTTCTAGTGAGTCCAATAGAACAAGTACCAAGAGGTCAAGAAGAAAGAAGGTAATAAAACTAGTTGATTTCTTTTGTTGCATGATTTTCCTGGGAAAAATGTTTCTAAGATGAAGATACTTGGGTTGTTGGGATTTTTTGAGTTGAGCAATTTTATTGTCATATTCTTTCAGACCTTTGCTGAACTTAAGGAGGAAGAGAATCTTCTTTTGAAGGAAAGGGTTCATTTGGAAA belongs to Gossypium arboreum isolate Shixiya-1 chromosome 7, ASM2569848v2, whole genome shotgun sequence and includes:
- the LOC108466796 gene encoding uncharacterized protein LOC108466796; the encoded protein is MGVAVLKPEDCLKLPNPMKQPQNPWHSPNTNTNRTNRSQGNRKKRSPNTSPPSRPTVGRPKAPAKNLVMGQVKILKRGEDLKQSKPDKHVRFVKENVDVDLVSTDCLGPDPGSVPTQIRLTESENNGSKVLPVSFYAGSAFITSPPPSSVPLPAFFTKKIGVALKDDVATSALRRILRLDL
- the LOC108478383 gene encoding uncharacterized protein LOC108478383 — encoded protein: MTMMVKDEWIRAAITDDNVVVELLVRLKQAQAAPPAPKSALPALRWGIRQPRSRPMLLRCDAKRDGDFNVSARGSPTTPLCWSGGSGDASPSAADGFEETSKHVIRSPPVASSRSKGTASSESNRTSTKRSRRKKTFAELKEEENLLLKERVHLEKEIASTRATCNEHRATNENLKRIRLDLNMDTVKNSSLIADESEKVPCLRVPSSSDSTLPPEALDDDRKPSLGSCNVGKVNSSEKSVFMLPDLNMTPAEDDSCPAKLYWTS